The nucleotide sequence GGATCAAGTGAAGTCTATCCTTGGCAAACTCCTGCGGGAGTTTCTTTCGAAGGTTTTGAAAACTATGCGGACGGAACGGTGATAGAAACTAGTTCTAATAAGTCTTTGCAATCTCATCTCGAAGTTACTTCAGGGACCTTGACATCCAAACATCTTTCCAATGGTGTTTATAAAAGAGCGAAAACGGAAGATTATAATTTCAGAATGCTGATCCAAGGTTTGAATAATGGCTTACGAGTGAAGTGGACTGATCAGGCATTGGAGGCTCGGTTCTATATAGATTCATGGCAGGTTTCCTCCGATAGTTGGCAGGGAATCCATCTATTTACAAGATATAGAACTGAAAATGATTTGTATGTGGCATCTCTTCGAAGTGATGGAACAGTTTATTTTAAGAAAAAACTTTGCAGTACTTATACTACCTTGGCGACTGGAACCTTAAAGGATCAGGCGGGAAATCCAAAGTCTTTTAATACTAAACAATGGTACAAACTGACCTTGGTCGCGATTGGGAATCATCTCGATTTTTATGTGGATAATGTCCTACAGTTATCTATCACAGATGGGACTTTTAGCTGGGGAACTTCCGGAATTCGGACTGATTATGCAAATGTGTATTTGGACGATTTGATCTTACATGATGATCTGAGCGATTTTTGAAGGATAAAAAGAAGGTTTCGTCGAGATTCCGGGTTTTTGTAGGCACTTCGACAGATTTGAGTTATTTGATAGAATTCGCTTTTTCTATGTATTATTTCCAACTTCCGATAATAGGTATTATGTCTCATTAGATTTTACAATCGGCATCTATTTAAGTAAAATTCCTAAGGTCCCACTTCCAGTAACTGAATTTAGACAATCCTACTTACTCTTCTTGACTGATCGAATTGAACTCTATCTATAATGGCTGATTATGAAAGCTTCTATCAGACCGATTATGGTCATTGGATTAATTACCTGTATAGGTTTTAATTGCTTATACTATCATACCGTAGATCCGGCTCTTTCCAGAAATAATTTAGAACCTTCTTCCTGTTTAAGTGTTGTTGCTTTCAAAACTCTTATAAATGGACTTCCTCCTGATATTAACACGGAACAATCTCCTGACGGTAAACGGACGAATATCAAGGTTACGGAAGATAAATATAACGGCCAATCTCATCCGATTTTAGATGTAATGGCGAAAGAAGTTTTTAACGAGTCAGGGATACTATCTTCCAACGATAAACAAGGAACGGAAGTTACAAAAGGAGTATTTATTCAGATTAATAATAAGATCAGTTATTCAGCGCTTGGTTATGCCGGAAGACT is from Leptospira selangorensis and encodes:
- a CDS encoding pectate lyase, translating into GSSEVYPWQTPAGVSFEGFENYADGTVIETSSNKSLQSHLEVTSGTLTSKHLSNGVYKRAKTEDYNFRMLIQGLNNGLRVKWTDQALEARFYIDSWQVSSDSWQGIHLFTRYRTENDLYVASLRSDGTVYFKKKLCSTYTTLATGTLKDQAGNPKSFNTKQWYKLTLVAIGNHLDFYVDNVLQLSITDGTFSWGTSGIRTDYANVYLDDLILHDDLSDF